One part of the Acetoanaerobium sticklandii genome encodes these proteins:
- a CDS encoding alanyl-tRNA editing protein, with the protein MNNELNDFFEVDIATLNPTNKLYYFNPYMIEASSNIVAILKDKEFYKIVLDETIFYPEGGGQPSDRGEIEEIPVFDVKEKDGIVYHYVNELPKNSKVKSKIDFNRRFDFMQQHSGEHALSGVILKLFGGANKGFHIGEQFVTIDINIKDMTEEMLIEAENETNRYIFENQKVDQIVTDTEGLKAYPIRKEITAEEDIRVVSMGEADCCACCGTHVRNLGEVGIIKIIKAESYKGMTRISFLCGYRALNDYKEKNDIIKSLKKELSSEESMILTKVQKQREDISALKKQSDIIRKDLAKNISLNIKADETIAIIFDDVDFLTLVHIESILLEKSNTVILATTVDNKITAVTKNDAINLGQFFKENIKSYNGKGGGSKDKAQGSFETKEEIIAFYTSLMSKIVN; encoded by the coding sequence ATGAATAATGAATTAAATGACTTTTTTGAAGTAGATATAGCTACCCTTAATCCTACAAATAAACTATATTATTTTAATCCATACATGATAGAGGCAAGTTCTAATATAGTAGCTATACTTAAGGATAAAGAATTTTATAAAATTGTACTTGATGAAACTATATTTTATCCAGAAGGTGGAGGGCAACCCAGCGATAGAGGAGAAATAGAAGAAATACCAGTTTTTGATGTAAAAGAAAAAGATGGTATAGTGTATCATTATGTAAATGAGCTTCCGAAAAATTCAAAAGTTAAATCTAAAATAGATTTTAATAGAAGATTTGATTTTATGCAGCAACACTCTGGAGAACATGCTCTTTCTGGAGTGATACTAAAATTATTTGGTGGAGCTAACAAGGGTTTTCACATTGGAGAACAATTTGTAACTATAGATATCAATATAAAAGATATGACAGAAGAGATGCTTATTGAGGCAGAAAATGAAACCAATAGATATATTTTTGAAAATCAAAAAGTAGACCAGATAGTTACAGACACAGAAGGCTTAAAAGCATATCCAATAAGAAAAGAAATAACTGCTGAGGAAGATATAAGGGTGGTATCTATGGGAGAAGCTGATTGCTGTGCATGCTGCGGAACTCATGTGAGAAATCTAGGAGAAGTGGGTATAATAAAAATAATAAAAGCAGAATCGTATAAAGGAATGACTAGGATTTCTTTCCTATGTGGATATAGAGCCCTAAACGATTATAAAGAAAAAAACGATATTATTAAATCATTAAAAAAGGAACTTTCATCAGAAGAATCAATGATTTTGACGAAGGTACAAAAACAAAGAGAGGATATATCTGCTTTAAAGAAGCAAAGTGATATTATAAGAAAAGATCTTGCAAAAAATATTTCACTTAATATAAAGGCTGATGAAACAATAGCTATTATTTTTGATGATGTAGACTTTCTTACACTAGTACATATAGAGTCTATTTTGCTTGAAAAATCAAATACAGTTATTCTTGCAACTACAGTTGATAATAAGATTACTGCTGTGACAAAAAATGATGCCATAAATCTGGGACAGTTTTTTAAAGAAAATATAAAATCCTATAATGGAAAAGGAGGAGGTTCAAAAGATAAGGCACAAGGAAGCTTTGAAACTAAAGAAGAGATAATTGCTTTTTACACTAGCTTGATGTCAAAGATTGTCAATTAA
- a CDS encoding exodeoxyribonuclease III codes for MKLISWNVNGIRACVKKGFLEYFDEVEADIFCIQETKLQEGQIDLMLNDYEQYWNYAEKKGYSGTAVFTKIKPISVAYGIDIEHHDTEGRVITLEYDNFYLVNVYTPNAQPKLARLEYRMQWEDDFRRYLNDLDEKKPVIVCGDLNVAHNEIDLKNPKSNRKNPGFSDEERGKFTNLLDSGFIDSFRFFYPDATEMYTWWSYRFNARENNAGWRIDYFCVSNKLKNELKNAEIHMDILGSDHCPVVLEIF; via the coding sequence ATGAAGCTAATTTCTTGGAATGTTAATGGAATAAGAGCTTGTGTCAAAAAAGGCTTTTTAGAATATTTTGATGAAGTAGAGGCAGATATTTTTTGCATACAAGAGACAAAACTTCAAGAAGGACAAATAGATTTGATGTTAAATGATTATGAGCAGTATTGGAATTATGCAGAGAAAAAAGGCTACTCAGGAACTGCAGTATTCACTAAAATAAAACCAATTTCTGTTGCTTATGGAATAGATATAGAGCATCACGATACAGAAGGCAGAGTAATAACCTTGGAATACGATAACTTCTATCTTGTTAATGTATACACCCCAAATGCTCAGCCAAAATTAGCTAGACTTGAATACAGAATGCAGTGGGAAGACGATTTTAGAAGATATTTAAATGATTTAGATGAAAAGAAACCTGTTATAGTTTGTGGAGATTTAAATGTAGCTCACAATGAGATAGACCTTAAAAATCCTAAATCAAATAGGAAAAATCCTGGATTTAGCGATGAAGAAAGAGGGAAATTCACTAATCTATTAGACAGTGGATTTATTGATTCGTTTAGATTTTTCTATCCAGATGCTACTGAAATGTATACGTGGTGGTCATATAGATTCAACGCCAGAGAGAATAATGCAGGCTGGAGAATTGACTATTTCTGTGTATCAAACAAACTGAAAAACGAGCTAAAAAATGCTGAGATTCATATGGATATTCTTGGCTCTGACCATTGTCCAGTAGTGCTTGAAATATTTTAA